In Streptomyces sp. NBC_00448, the following are encoded in one genomic region:
- a CDS encoding DUF4193 domain-containing protein, which produces MATDYDTPRKTDDDVNEDSIEELKARRNEKSTSAVDVDEFDQAESLELPGADLSNEELSVRVLPRQADEFTCMSCFLVHHRSQLAAEKNGNPICRDCAA; this is translated from the coding sequence ATGGCTACGGATTACGACACCCCACGCAAGACCGACGATGACGTCAATGAGGACAGCATCGAGGAACTGAAGGCACGGCGGAACGAGAAGTCGACCTCCGCGGTCGACGTTGACGAGTTCGACCAGGCCGAGTCCCTGGAGCTGCCCGGCGCCGACCTCTCCAACGAGGAGCTGTCGGTCCGTGTGCTGCCCCGCCAGGCGGACGAATTCACCTGCATGAGCTGCTTCCTGGTCCACCACAGGAGCCAGCTCGCTGCCGAGAAGAACGGAAACCCCATCTGCCGCGACTGCGCGGCCTGA
- a CDS encoding DUF3093 domain-containing protein: MPASQPYDERLTVPRSWWFMAIGAGVGLALVFVPFGLLPMLGGLVTGGALAMMTVSSYGSARIRVVAGSLVAGKARIPLEALGDALVLDPAEAVAWRSYKADPRAFMLLRSYVPTAVKVEVTDPADPTPYVYLSTRSPQRLAEALGALRTADQAS; the protein is encoded by the coding sequence ATGCCCGCTTCGCAGCCTTACGACGAACGCCTCACCGTGCCGCGCTCCTGGTGGTTCATGGCCATCGGCGCGGGCGTCGGCCTGGCCTTGGTCTTCGTCCCCTTCGGCCTGCTCCCGATGCTCGGCGGCCTGGTCACGGGCGGGGCGCTGGCCATGATGACGGTCAGCTCCTACGGGTCCGCGCGCATCCGCGTGGTGGCCGGTTCGCTGGTCGCGGGCAAGGCGCGCATCCCGCTGGAGGCGCTGGGCGACGCCCTGGTGCTGGACCCGGCGGAGGCGGTGGCCTGGCGGTCGTACAAGGCGGACCCGCGGGCCTTCATGCTGCTGCGGTCCTACGTGCCGACCGCGGTGAAGGTGGAAGTGACCGATCCGGCGGACCCGACGCCGTACGTCTACCTGTCGACCCGCTCGCCGCAGCGGCTGGCCGAGGCGCTGGGCGCCCTCAGGACGGCCGACCAGGCGAGCTAG
- a CDS encoding PaaI family thioesterase — MSAATTPPNAGRPSLAPPPGAVAPVRHPEAPAPGELLGAHYDQCFGCGESQPYGLRLAARAGEGVSVTAEFTVQPAHQGAPGLAHGGVLATALDETLGSLSWLLRVIAVTGRLESDFVRPVPVGATLHLSARCTAVDGRKIYSSAEGRIGGPDGPVAVRADALFIEVKIDHFTSNGRADEIQAAMSDPDQVKVARAFEVNP; from the coding sequence GTGAGTGCAGCCACAACACCCCCCAACGCGGGCCGACCGAGCCTGGCGCCGCCGCCCGGTGCCGTCGCGCCCGTACGCCATCCCGAGGCGCCCGCGCCCGGCGAACTGCTCGGCGCGCACTACGACCAGTGCTTCGGCTGCGGCGAATCCCAGCCGTACGGCCTGCGCCTGGCGGCCCGGGCCGGTGAAGGCGTCAGCGTCACCGCGGAGTTCACCGTCCAGCCCGCCCACCAGGGCGCGCCCGGCCTCGCGCACGGCGGGGTGCTGGCCACCGCGCTGGACGAGACGCTGGGCTCGCTGAGCTGGCTGCTGCGGGTCATCGCGGTGACCGGGCGGCTGGAGTCGGACTTCGTCCGGCCGGTCCCGGTCGGGGCGACCCTGCATCTGTCCGCGCGCTGCACCGCGGTGGACGGCCGCAAGATCTACAGCAGCGCCGAGGGCCGGATCGGCGGCCCGGACGGCCCGGTGGCGGTCCGCGCCGACGCCCTGTTCATCGAGGTGAAGATCGACCACTTCACCAGCAACGGCCGCGCCGACGAGATCCAGGCCGCGATGTCCGACCCCGACCAGGTGAAGGTCGCCCGCGCTTTCGAGGTGAACCCATGA